CTGATCACCGGCCCGAACATGGCCGGGAAGTCGACCTACCTGCGACAGGTCGGGTTGATCGTCCTTTTGGCGCAGACCGGCTCGTATGTGCCGGCGGATGCCGCGCGGATCGGGATCGTCGACCGCATCTTCACACGCGTCGGCGCCGATGACGAGCTGTCGCGCAACCGTTCGACCTTCATGGTCGAAATGACCGAAACCGCCCGCATCCTGCGCGGGATGACGCCGCGTTCGCTGGTGCTCTTCGACGAAGTGGGCCGGGGCACCTCGACCTACGACGGCGTGGCCATCGCCTGGGCGATCGGCGAACATTTGGCGCACGACAACGAACTGTGTCCGCGCACACTCTTCGCGACGCACTACCATGAATTGACCGCGCTGGCGGACCACCTGCCCGCGGCCGCCAATTACCAGATGGCGGTGCGCGAGAAAGAGGGGACGGTCGCCTTTCTGTTTCGGGTTCGGCCCGGGGCCTGCGATGACTCTTTCGGCATCCACGTCGCCGCGCTGGCGGGCGTGCCGCCGGGCATCGTCGGCCGCGCCCGCGACATCCTCACGGCGCTGGAGACCGGATCGTTTGAGCCGTTGCGGCGGGGATACACGTCCCAGCCGCGTCACCGCACGGCCCGGAGCCAACCCGACTTGTTCTCGGCGGCGCAACGCCAGGCGTTGCAGAGTCTGGCGGCGGTCACGCCCGAGGAGATGACCCCCATCGAGGCGCTCAACACGCTGGCGGAACTGGCGCGCGGATTGCGGACACGTCCCGGGCCCGATGTCGGATAGTATCGTATGAGAGTATCAATAATAGTTACCATAGATAGCATTTATGACACTAACGTCAACGCCTGACCGTGCCGTGATCGGACGGCTTCCCGCGCACCTGATCGACCAGATCGCGGCGGGGGAGGTCATCGAACGCCCCGCGTCGGTGGTCAAGGAACTGATCGAAAACGCGCTGGATGCGGCGGCCACGCGCATCGATGTCGCCATCGACAATGCCGGCAGCACGCAGATACGGGTCGTCGACAACGGCGCCGGCATGTCCCGCGACGACATCGCGCTGGCGGTGGAACGCCACGCCACCTCGAAGATTCGTACGGCCGAGGACCTGACCGCCATCGGCACATTCGGCTTCCGGGGCGAAGCGCTCGCGGCGATCGCGTCGGTGTCGCATCTGGAAATCGTTTCGCGCCGCGACGGCGGCGACGCCGGCCATCTGATGTTCTGGGAAGGCGGCACGTTGATCGAACAACGCGAAACCGGCGCCCCGAAGGGAACCGCGATCACGGTCCGCCATTTGTTTTATAACACGCCGGCGCGACGCGAATACATGCGCACACCCTCCACCGAGACCAAACGCATCATCGAGACCGTCACCGACTTCGCGTGTGGAGCCCCGGAGGCCGGATTCGCGCTGGCGGTGGATGGGCGCGACGTTTTGCAATTGTCGCCGGCCGGCGATGTCCGCCAGCGCATGGTCGATGTGTTCGGAACGGCGGTCGCCGACGGCATGATCGCATTCGATGCGGGCGATGCCGAACTCGGTGTCAGCGGCCTGGCGGGACGTCCCGAACTGGGACGCGCCACCCGGGACCGCATCTTGCTGTTCGTCAATGGCCGCCGCGTCTGGTCGCAGTCACTGTTGCACGCGGCGACGAACGCGTATGGCGAGACATTGCCCCACGGCCGCTACCCGTTTGCGCTGATCAATGTCCGTGTCAATCCGCTCAAGGTCGATGTCAATGTCCATCCGACCAAACGCGAGGTGCGTTTCGCGCGCGACCGTTCGGTCTACGATCTCATCTATTACGCCATCAACCGGGTGATCTTCTCATCGGCGACGACATCGCCCGTCATGCGATTGCATACCGACGCGGCCTCCGTTGTCAATGAGCGGTTGGGGCTGTCCGCGACCATGACAGCGCAGGACAGAGTATCCGCCGGGGAGAGGGGCGAAGCCCTGCCTGATTCGTCTGTGTTCAGCCAAAAGACGGACCCAAACGGGACCGTCGCAGAACCCTCGCCGGTTCCGGAACGGTCTCACTTTGTGCCGGAACCGGCAGCATATGTCCCGAGCGATGCGGATGGTGTCTCCAACGTGTGGCAGTTCAACGATGTCTACATCGCCACCGTGGTGGGCGACGAACTCTGGATCATCGACCAGCACACCGCGCACG
This genomic interval from Candidatus Zixiibacteriota bacterium contains the following:
- the mutL gene encoding DNA mismatch repair endonuclease MutL; its protein translation is MTLTSTPDRAVIGRLPAHLIDQIAAGEVIERPASVVKELIENALDAAATRIDVAIDNAGSTQIRVVDNGAGMSRDDIALAVERHATSKIRTAEDLTAIGTFGFRGEALAAIASVSHLEIVSRRDGGDAGHLMFWEGGTLIEQRETGAPKGTAITVRHLFYNTPARREYMRTPSTETKRIIETVTDFACGAPEAGFALAVDGRDVLQLSPAGDVRQRMVDVFGTAVADGMIAFDAGDAELGVSGLAGRPELGRATRDRILLFVNGRRVWSQSLLHAATNAYGETLPHGRYPFALINVRVNPLKVDVNVHPTKREVRFARDRSVYDLIYYAINRVIFSSATTSPVMRLHTDAASVVNERLGLSATMTAQDRVSAGERGEALPDSSVFSQKTDPNGTVAEPSPVPERSHFVPEPAAYVPSDADGVSNVWQFNDVYIATVVGDELWIIDQHTAHERIQYEDILRRMNERQPQSQQLLFPETVQLEPTAWNLFEESLELFGSLGFQVRPFGSRTALLEGVPSGLRIKNPVTLFRRVLEDLEIARKAGEDLTKAAAASTACRSSVMAGDRLKKEEMQALFARLIHTQNPFSCPHGRPTMVKIPISDFDRKFCRK